A region from the Streptomyces sp. NBC_01445 genome encodes:
- a CDS encoding ParA family protein, protein MATQKGGVGKTSTTVNLAAGLALAGARVLIVDLDPQAQAGTAVGVNLVGEDQLARSLGWVLQARLQGMRMDLAGVWFDRCELLEEWEDAGTLHLLACEESTMTSAQDLIHKKGFQSTPILRRMLVEIEDQFDFVVIDTPPAVSSLSATALAAADFVITVCIPEYPALKGAAATRGTVKYVKDRTGGECEPQYLGAVLNRSNPPSRWKAQEVNIRNGMLDADLFPFQTDIRLDNRISDSFAYGVPSVIRFASHTPGKMYSELMGQIVERMQLPAEKWQTPERIESEESGD, encoded by the coding sequence GTGGCAACGCAGAAGGGAGGGGTGGGCAAGACCAGCACCACCGTCAACTTGGCGGCTGGCCTGGCCCTCGCCGGCGCCCGGGTACTGATCGTGGACCTGGACCCTCAGGCCCAGGCCGGAACGGCAGTCGGTGTGAACCTGGTCGGGGAAGACCAGCTGGCCCGCTCCCTGGGCTGGGTACTTCAGGCCCGGCTCCAGGGCATGCGCATGGATCTGGCCGGCGTCTGGTTCGATCGCTGCGAGTTGCTCGAAGAGTGGGAGGACGCCGGCACTTTGCATCTCCTCGCGTGTGAGGAGTCCACCATGACGTCGGCTCAGGACCTCATCCATAAAAAGGGCTTCCAGTCGACCCCCATACTGCGCCGGATGCTGGTGGAGATTGAGGATCAGTTCGACTTCGTCGTCATCGATACTCCGCCCGCCGTCTCCTCCCTGTCAGCGACGGCCCTGGCTGCGGCCGACTTCGTGATCACTGTGTGCATCCCGGAGTACCCGGCACTCAAGGGCGCCGCGGCGACACGGGGCACGGTCAAGTACGTCAAGGACCGCACGGGCGGGGAGTGTGAGCCGCAGTACCTCGGCGCCGTACTCAACCGGTCGAACCCTCCGTCCAGGTGGAAGGCCCAGGAAGTCAACATCCGCAACGGCATGCTGGATGCAGACCTCTTCCCCTTCCAGACCGATATCCGCCTCGACAACCGGATCAGCGACTCCTTCGCCTACGGGGTGCCCTCGGTCATCCGCTTCGCCAGCCACACACCCGGCAAGATGTACAGCGAGCTGATGGGCCAGATCGTGGAGCGCATGCAGTTGCCGGCGGAGAAGTGGCAGACACCGGAGCGCATCGAGAGCGAGGAGTCCGGTGACTGA
- a CDS encoding DNA primase family protein produces MSARNNDTLFDFDAQAVASQILAHPVLPPRDEPGEGVVATAAGLLPDTLSDRGNAKLFVRLYARDYRHVPGLGWFRWDGTRWQVDEDDTVLWAAGDLAESLATGDPRGVFAPQALQQHRRRALSTSGMNAMLTQAKSAPGMVLNAARLDADPYALCTPSGVVDLRTGTIHRADPDKDFHSRSTTAAPLAMPTPRWDRFLRDTFGADPEGAEMIDFLHLLLGYSLTGDVGGQVMPFLFGSGKNGKSVLLDVLMKLIGDYADAAPPGFLMARPYEGHPTDLAELHGRRVIVCSEVKPGDRFDEARVKLLTGGDRIKARRMRQDFFSFQPTHKLWLLGNHRPEVGSGGFAFWRRMRLIPFERVVPDHRKIDNLADLLVTEEGPGILNWLIEGARRYLGGERDLTGPERVRIATSAYAETEDHTGRFLSESCRLDTELRAEQAWLYTAYKTWCQNEGAPPISSRAFAARVREVLGLASPKAMILSNQRKYYPGIGLAADEERA; encoded by the coding sequence GTGAGCGCACGCAACAACGACACGCTGTTCGACTTCGATGCCCAGGCCGTGGCCTCGCAGATCCTCGCCCATCCGGTTCTCCCGCCCCGCGACGAACCGGGTGAGGGCGTCGTCGCCACCGCCGCGGGGCTGCTGCCCGACACCCTCAGCGACCGCGGCAACGCCAAGCTCTTCGTCCGCCTGTACGCCCGTGACTACCGGCACGTGCCGGGTCTTGGCTGGTTCCGCTGGGACGGCACGCGCTGGCAGGTCGACGAGGACGACACCGTGCTGTGGGCCGCGGGTGACCTCGCCGAGTCGCTGGCCACCGGCGACCCGCGCGGTGTGTTCGCTCCGCAGGCGCTGCAGCAGCACCGTCGCCGCGCGCTGAGCACCAGTGGCATGAATGCGATGCTCACCCAGGCCAAGTCCGCGCCCGGCATGGTCCTCAACGCCGCCCGTCTGGACGCCGATCCGTACGCTCTGTGCACCCCGTCCGGCGTCGTCGACCTGCGGACCGGGACGATCCACCGCGCCGACCCCGACAAGGACTTCCACTCGCGCTCCACCACGGCGGCCCCGCTGGCGATGCCGACGCCGCGCTGGGACCGCTTCCTCAGGGACACCTTCGGTGCGGATCCCGAGGGCGCGGAGATGATCGACTTCCTGCATCTGCTGCTGGGCTACTCCCTCACCGGAGACGTCGGCGGGCAGGTCATGCCGTTCCTCTTCGGCTCCGGCAAGAACGGCAAGTCGGTGCTGCTCGATGTCCTGATGAAACTCATCGGTGACTACGCCGATGCCGCCCCGCCCGGCTTCCTCATGGCCCGCCCTTACGAGGGCCACCCCACCGACCTGGCCGAACTCCACGGCCGCCGCGTCATCGTGTGCAGCGAGGTCAAGCCCGGAGACCGGTTCGACGAGGCGCGGGTCAAGCTGCTCACGGGCGGGGACCGGATCAAGGCGCGCCGCATGCGCCAGGACTTCTTCAGCTTCCAACCGACCCACAAACTATGGCTGCTGGGCAATCACCGGCCCGAAGTCGGCTCGGGTGGCTTCGCGTTCTGGCGGCGGATGCGTCTCATCCCGTTCGAGCGCGTCGTGCCCGACCACCGGAAGATCGACAACCTCGCCGACCTCCTCGTCACGGAGGAGGGCCCCGGCATCCTCAACTGGCTGATCGAGGGCGCCCGTCGCTATCTCGGCGGCGAGCGGGACCTCACCGGGCCCGAGCGCGTGCGCATCGCCACCTCCGCGTACGCGGAGACCGAGGACCACACCGGGCGCTTTTTGAGCGAGTCCTGCCGTCTGGACACCGAACTCAGGGCCGAACAAGCGTGGCTGTACACGGCCTATAAGACGTGGTGCCAGAATGAGGGAGCCCCGCCCATCTCGTCACGCGCCTTCGCGGCCCGGGTCCGCGAAGTGCTGGGACTGGCATCGCCCAAGGCGATGATCCTCTCCAACCAGCGGAAGTACTACCCGGGCATCGGACTGGCGGCCGACGAGGAGAGAGCATGA
- a CDS encoding RNA-guided endonuclease InsQ/TnpB family protein — MKLVTQVKLVPDAVQVSALERTLRTVNEAANWVSAVAFEHGVPREYELRKHTYGELRSRGLGAQAAQHIIKKTRDAYTTLRANIRAGNLGKSGSKRRTKAESKPITFRPEAGQPYDDRCLSWQYDAQTVSIWTTAGRIKNVRFACSSDALKTLRDHRQGESDLIERDGVFYLLATCDVPEAEQYEPDHFIGVDLGIANIATTSTGHKTAGRGLNRHRKRQLDLRRKLQAKSTKSAKRLLKKRNRREQRHAKNQNHIIAKTIVTEAERTSAGISLEELKGIRQRVRLRKPQRVALHSWAFAQLADFIVYKARRAGVPVVFVDPAYTSQQCCECGHIDKKNRASQALFTCLNCGVVAHADRNASHNIARKGEAVWTAGRESRVPATP, encoded by the coding sequence GTGAAGCTCGTGACGCAGGTCAAACTCGTGCCGGATGCCGTGCAGGTATCCGCGCTTGAGCGCACCCTGCGCACGGTCAACGAGGCCGCGAACTGGGTGTCGGCGGTGGCGTTCGAGCACGGTGTCCCGCGTGAGTACGAGCTGCGCAAGCACACCTACGGTGAACTGCGGTCGCGGGGACTGGGGGCGCAGGCCGCCCAGCACATCATCAAGAAGACCCGCGATGCCTACACGACCCTCAGGGCCAACATCCGTGCCGGGAACCTCGGCAAGTCTGGATCGAAGCGCCGTACCAAGGCCGAGTCCAAGCCGATCACGTTTCGGCCCGAGGCCGGGCAACCGTATGACGACCGGTGTTTGAGCTGGCAGTACGACGCGCAGACCGTGAGCATCTGGACAACCGCCGGGCGCATCAAGAACGTCCGCTTCGCCTGCTCGTCTGACGCACTCAAGACGCTCCGGGACCACCGGCAGGGCGAATCGGACCTGATCGAACGCGACGGCGTGTTCTACCTGCTCGCGACGTGTGACGTTCCCGAGGCCGAGCAGTACGAGCCCGACCACTTCATCGGCGTGGACCTGGGAATCGCCAACATCGCCACCACATCCACCGGCCACAAGACCGCCGGGCGCGGCCTGAACCGCCACCGCAAGCGGCAACTCGACCTGCGCAGGAAACTCCAGGCCAAGTCCACCAAGTCCGCCAAGCGGCTGTTGAAGAAGCGCAACCGGCGCGAACAGCGCCACGCGAAGAACCAGAACCACATCATCGCCAAGACGATCGTGACCGAGGCTGAACGCACCTCGGCCGGAATCTCCCTGGAAGAACTCAAGGGAATCCGGCAGAGGGTACGGCTCCGCAAGCCCCAACGGGTCGCGCTCCACTCCTGGGCCTTTGCCCAGCTCGCAGACTTCATCGTCTACAAGGCCCGCAGGGCCGGCGTCCCCGTGGTCTTCGTCGATCCCGCCTACACCTCGCAGCAGTGCTGCGAGTGCGGCCACATCGACAAGAAGAACCGGGCAAGCCAAGCCCTGTTCACCTGCCTCAACTGCGGGGTCGTTGCCCACGCAGACCGGAACGCTTCCCACAACATCGCCCGCAAGGGCGAAGCTGTGTGGACTGCGGGGCGTGAGTCACGCGTCCCTGCCACCCCATAA
- a CDS encoding toxin Doc produces MILYVDVAWLLDVQEFAVGRQDMSVSDYSALVAAVARHKTRMPTLEESDPDNAWRAAALLHTIARLEPLPHHNSLYAAFVAAQYMDQSGETIDPPYGALSDLVHKIRDTRLDVYTVADHLRTWKMST; encoded by the coding sequence ATGATCTTGTACGTGGATGTGGCGTGGCTGCTGGACGTCCAGGAATTCGCCGTCGGCCGCCAGGACATGAGCGTGTCCGACTACTCAGCGCTCGTGGCGGCCGTCGCCCGCCACAAAACCAGGATGCCCACCCTCGAGGAGTCCGACCCGGACAACGCCTGGCGGGCAGCAGCCCTCCTGCACACCATCGCCCGCCTTGAACCGCTCCCCCACCACAACAGCCTGTACGCGGCGTTCGTCGCCGCCCAGTACATGGACCAGTCCGGCGAGACCATCGACCCGCCCTACGGCGCCCTCTCCGACCTCGTACACAAGATCCGCGACACCCGCCTCGACGTCTACACCGTCGCCGACCACCTGCGCACCTGGAAGATGTCAACTTGA
- a CDS encoding bifunctional DNA primase/polymerase, with the protein MAFELLVPDSDSGGQARRALATAHWFAGRGWPVHPLSPGRKTPAGSCADCRAPGHSYEGCGCMVEGRWCHGFRAATLDAARINRWWGANPRLGVGVSCGPAGLVVIDIDAHERQLPDRGSLLPGIPIAEQVDLTGLANGFHTLGVLAALRGATSSAQDTSTMRVRTPSGGLHVWYRAQPGRRYQCSTGSGGGRALAWQVDVRAHGGYIVAPGTVTDAGPYTAMGPVREPAPLPAWLARELDRTGHLPRPPAPRPVVPRARQAVIAAGGGRTTASRVLRASLADVSACAAVPEGAAFSEKLNRAAYIAGGLVAAGHLDADEAERSLTEAAALARGGQERRCASIIRSGLRAGQLHPLHPGGRK; encoded by the coding sequence ATGGCGTTTGAACTGCTGGTTCCGGACAGCGACTCAGGGGGGCAGGCGCGCCGTGCGCTGGCGACAGCCCACTGGTTCGCCGGTCGTGGCTGGCCCGTTCATCCGCTGTCGCCGGGCCGCAAGACGCCTGCGGGAAGCTGCGCGGACTGCCGTGCGCCCGGGCACAGTTACGAAGGATGCGGCTGCATGGTCGAGGGCCGCTGGTGTCACGGATTCCGCGCCGCCACGCTCGATGCCGCCCGGATCAACCGGTGGTGGGGCGCCAACCCGCGTTTAGGGGTGGGGGTCTCCTGCGGTCCGGCGGGCCTGGTCGTCATCGACATCGATGCGCATGAGCGACAACTCCCGGACAGGGGAAGCCTGTTGCCCGGGATCCCCATCGCGGAGCAGGTCGATCTGACCGGCCTCGCGAACGGCTTTCACACGCTCGGTGTCCTGGCCGCCCTGCGCGGCGCGACGAGCTCGGCGCAGGACACGTCCACGATGCGCGTACGTACCCCTTCCGGCGGCCTGCACGTGTGGTACCGGGCCCAGCCGGGCCGGCGCTATCAGTGCTCCACCGGGTCCGGCGGCGGCCGCGCCCTGGCCTGGCAGGTCGACGTCCGGGCGCACGGCGGCTACATCGTCGCCCCGGGCACCGTCACCGATGCCGGCCCGTACACCGCGATGGGCCCCGTGCGTGAACCCGCGCCGCTGCCCGCCTGGCTCGCCCGCGAGCTGGACCGTACCGGGCATCTGCCGCGGCCGCCCGCGCCTCGACCCGTCGTCCCCCGCGCGCGGCAGGCCGTCATCGCGGCGGGCGGCGGGCGGACCACGGCGAGCCGGGTGCTCCGGGCCTCGCTCGCCGACGTGAGCGCCTGTGCCGCTGTCCCCGAAGGGGCCGCGTTCTCCGAGAAGTTGAACCGCGCCGCCTACATCGCCGGAGGGCTTGTCGCCGCCGGGCACCTCGACGCGGACGAGGCCGAGCGGTCCCTGACCGAGGCCGCGGCGCTGGCGCGCGGCGGACAGGAAAGGCGCTGCGCGTCCATCATCCGCAGCGGGCTGCGCGCGGGTCAGTTGCACCCGCTGCATCCGGGGGGCCGAAAGTGA
- a CDS encoding DUF6009 family protein, which produces MSALITEYEIAHETDLVWLEDIDTLDYVRQSLDRLPTRRGRPAYHRDGRMVGYAVLGAQAKPSRSSGTFRRRVFWLLPHDRDSEPEGLYAKGAPAEAVDLRTLGPGDKGRKTERSEGGPPSSAMRALGITLPL; this is translated from the coding sequence ATGAGCGCCCTCATCACCGAGTACGAGATCGCGCACGAGACCGATCTGGTCTGGCTCGAGGACATCGACACGCTGGACTACGTCCGTCAGAGCCTGGACCGGCTGCCCACCCGCCGTGGCAGGCCCGCCTACCACCGGGACGGCCGCATGGTCGGCTACGCGGTCCTCGGCGCGCAGGCCAAGCCGTCGCGGTCCTCGGGTACGTTCCGCCGCCGTGTCTTCTGGCTGCTGCCGCACGACCGGGACAGCGAGCCGGAGGGCCTGTACGCCAAGGGTGCCCCGGCCGAGGCCGTGGACCTGCGCACGCTCGGGCCCGGTGACAAGGGCCGCAAGACCGAGCGCTCGGAGGGTGGGCCGCCGTCCTCGGCCATGCGGGCGCTGGGCATCACGCTGCCCCTGTAG